In Flavobacterium praedii, the DNA window ACATCAATAAAAAACTAATCACTATAGAGGATCCCAACACCCAATACATCACTTTTCGAGCACCATATTTATCGGATAAATACCCTCCAAAAGCTCTAATTACTCCCGATGGTAAACTGAACATGGTTGCAAACATTCCTCCCATAACGAGTGTGGTTTGATACACATTCATAAAATTAGGCAATAACCATTGTGAATACGCCACAAAACATCCAAACACCAAAAAGTAATAGGCTCCAAATCGCCATACACGAACTGATTTTAATGGTTTTAATAGTGTAATAACATCTTTGGAATCGCCTTGTGGTTTTTTATTTTTGGCAAATACAATAAAAAGTATTCCCATAATTACCAAAACAATTGCATAGGTAATGGGCAGCATTTTCCATCCATTTTCGGGATCATTTTGGGAAAAATCATTTAATAAAGTAGGAGCAATAAAGGTCGTTAATGCTGCTCCTGCGTTTCCCATGCCAAAAATCCCCAAAGCTCTACCTTGCCAATTTTGAGGATACCAAACTGAGGTATATCCAATTCCGACAGCAAAACTGGTTCCTACCAATCCGAAAAGAAAACTCAATACTGCAAAACTCCAAAATGAATTGGCAAATGGTAACAAAAACAATGGAATCGAACAAAGTAACAATAAGGAGGCAAAAATAATTTTCCCACCAAATTTATCCGTTAAAATACCTATTGGCAATCTAAAAATAGAACCTGATAAAATAGGAATCCCAAGAAGCCAACCTACTTCTACTACAGTCCAATTAAAAATGCCTTGGTCAACCAAATAAGTAACTAAAACACCATTTAATGTCCAACAGGCAAAACAGACCGAAAAAGCTAAGGTATTTAAAAATAATATTTTGTGGGATTGATATAAATTACTCATATATAAAATTATTCTGTTTTAAGATCCAATATTTATATTATTTCACATGTAATAAAATAAGGACAAAAAAGTCTTTTATTTGTTTTAGCAAAATTAACATCCTTATAAAAAATAAAATATGATAATTATCAGTAGAAAAATAAATCCAATAAAATTAAAATTTAAAAATACTAAAAAATTTTCATTATTACGAAAATTTATTCTGCAAACTACTCACAAATAACATTTTATATAAATTAAAAGAAAACAAAAATATAAATTATCAAAAAACATACTAAAGAGTTAGAATTGATAATATAGCGCACACCTAAAGCGATGACGATCCTTAAATTTTCCTCTTGTTTGCAATAAATACTCTTAGCATTGCGTGAGGACAATGTCATTATGTTAAGGGTTTCTCACTGCGCTTTTTCAAAATATAACTCTCGCAAAGACGCGAAGACGCAAAAAAATGGCTCTTAACTTGGCGTCTTGGCGAGAAAAAACAAAGCTTAACTTAATGACATTGTGCGTGAGGGATAGAAATAAGCTACCGAAGTAGCATGAATAGCCCGACCGCAGATAGGAAAAAGGGCAATGACGACAACGAAACTAGCCCTTTTTTCTAGCTGCGGTCACGCCCAAATTTATATTTTGATGGCAAATGCTATTTTGGGTCAAAAAAAAATTGATTATTTATTTAAAACCAGCAAAAAAAGCATTAATCTAAAATATTTACACCCCCTTTTAATATTTATTGCTTTTTTTAGGTCAAGAAAAAGCGAATCGCTATTTTTGAATCCCTTCTAAACTTACCCAAATATGAAAAAATATTTTTATGTTGTGTTGTTCTTACTTGTAACAACTTTTTCGGCTTTTGCTCAATTAAAAAGCCCTTCGGAATTTATACCCAGTTATGGTAAACAAATTACGTATTACCATCAGGTGGAGGATTATTTCAATTATCTCGTTGGAGAATCTAAACTTATCAAAAAGCAAAAATACGGAGTCACAAATGAACAACGAGATTTGAATTTATTTTACATTTCTACTCCCGAAAATTTAGCCAATCTAGAACAAATAAGAAACAACAATCTTGCTGCAATTGGCATGTCTAACACTAAAACTTCGGCCGTTGAAGACAAAGTCATTGTTTGGATCAGTTTTAATGTACATGGAAATGAATTTGCCGGAACCGAAAGTGCCTTAACCGTTGTCTATGAATTACTAAATCCGACTAATGAAGCTACCAAAACATGGTTAAAAAATGCGATTGTCATTCTGGATCCATGTATCAATCCTGATGGGTATTCTAGATATGGAAATTGGTTAAGAGAAATTTCGGGAAAGAAAACACATCCTGGATTGTATGACAGAGAACATATGGAAGTTTGGCCAGGTGGCCGTTACAATCATTACATTTTTGATTTAAACAGAGATTGGGCTTGGCAAACGCAAGCAGAGACACAACAAAGAATCGCAATGTACTATCAATGGATGCCTCAAGTACATGCTGATGTACATGAAATGAGTTATGATTCTCCTTACTTTTTTCCGCCATCTGCTGAGCCCTTGCATGAGTTTATAGAGCAATATCAAAAAGATTTTCATCTACTTTTAGGTAAAAACATTTCGGCCAAATTTGACAAACAGAATTGGACGTACAATACCCGTGAGCGCTTTGATTTGTTTTACCCAAGTTATGGCGATACATACCCAACCTACAACGGTGCCGTTGGAATGACATTGGAACAAGGCGGAATTGGCGCTGGAAGAGAAATTACAATGGAAAACGGAGTCAACTTAACCATAAAAGACCGTTTGACACACCACGCCACAGCCGTACTTACAATTATAGAAAGCGCTTCAGAACAAAAAGAGGCTTTACTAAAAGGCTTTAGAGACTTTAACATCAATGCTCGAAAAAAAGTTAAAGGAACTTACAAAACCTACGTCATGAAAAACAATCCAAAATTGGATCAAATGGCCGTTTTATTAAAGAAAAATAATATCGATTTTGCTTATGCTGATGCGTCTGCAAACGAATCAGGTTTTCATTATCAAACCAAAAAGAATGAAAGTTTTAAGATAGAACCCAATGATTTAATTATAAAAGTAGATCAACCCAGAGCGGTCTTAACCCAAGTACTTTTTGAACCCAATCAAAAACTAAATGATAGTTTATCGTATGACATTACAGCTTGGGCAATACCACTTGCGTATGGCGTCGAAGGTTATGCAGTAAAAAACAGCTTAAATATCAAAACAAAAACAACCATTGAAGTTCTCGAAAAAAAGATCCCAAATTCGGTTTATGCTTTTCATATACCTTGGAATAACAGAACTTCTGCACAAGTAGTTTCTCAATTACATCAAGCGGGTATCAAAGTGAGATCGGCCATGAAAAAAGCCATTTTTGGAGATGTTATAATTGAACCAGGCGGGTTAATTGTAAGCAAAGCTGATAACCCGAAAGTGGTTGATTTTGAAAAAACAGTAAGTGATATTATCAAAATTAAATCGGATTATAATTATATCGCAACGGGATATTCTACCAATTCAAAGGATTTGGGTGGTGAAAATTTCATCTTGCTTAAAGCCCCGAAAGTACTATTGTTATCCGGAAAAGGAGTAAGTTCAACCGAATTTGGTGCTACGTGGTTTTATATGGATGAAACTATTAGTTATCCTGTGAGTATTGTAGAAACTGCCAACTTTAGCAGAGTTAAATTATACAATTACAACACTTTGATTTTGGCCGATGGTTATTATAATTTATCGGATGAGCAAAAAACACAAATTGACGTCTGGATAAAAAATGGCGGAAAAGTAATTGCCATGAATGCAGCAAATTCTTTGTTTGAAGACAGAGAAGGATACGCTTTAAGTCCATTTGCTAGTGCAGAAGACAAAGAAAAGTCGGAGAAAGATGAAAAAGAATTGGAATTGAAGAAACGTTTCCTTGATTTTGAAGGATCTGAACGAAGAGCCATTTCGGGTTCTATTCCTGGTGCTATTATGGAAAATAAAATAGACCAAACCTATCCAATGGCTTTTGGGCTTGGCAAAACCTATTACAGTCTAAAAACCAATGAAAAATGTTATCCTTTGCTGAAAAAAGCGATTAATGTGGCTTACATTCCGAAAGATTATCACAGTTATGGTTTTGTTGGGAACGACATGAAGAAAAAACTAACTGAAACGGTAAGCTTTGCCGTTGACAAAAAAGGAGATGGATCTGTAATTTATATGATTGACAATCCTTTGTTTAGAGGTTTTTGGGAAAACGGAATTCTATTGTTTAGCAATGCTTTGTTTTTAGTGAATTAAAGTCTAAAAATAGAAAAGAAAGGGAGTATGATCGTTTTATCATACTCCCTTTTTGTTATTTAAATATGCCCTTTGCGGGCGCAAGCAAGTATACATGCTTACGAACA includes these proteins:
- a CDS encoding M14 family zinc carboxypeptidase, yielding MKKYFYVVLFLLVTTFSAFAQLKSPSEFIPSYGKQITYYHQVEDYFNYLVGESKLIKKQKYGVTNEQRDLNLFYISTPENLANLEQIRNNNLAAIGMSNTKTSAVEDKVIVWISFNVHGNEFAGTESALTVVYELLNPTNEATKTWLKNAIVILDPCINPDGYSRYGNWLREISGKKTHPGLYDREHMEVWPGGRYNHYIFDLNRDWAWQTQAETQQRIAMYYQWMPQVHADVHEMSYDSPYFFPPSAEPLHEFIEQYQKDFHLLLGKNISAKFDKQNWTYNTRERFDLFYPSYGDTYPTYNGAVGMTLEQGGIGAGREITMENGVNLTIKDRLTHHATAVLTIIESASEQKEALLKGFRDFNINARKKVKGTYKTYVMKNNPKLDQMAVLLKKNNIDFAYADASANESGFHYQTKKNESFKIEPNDLIIKVDQPRAVLTQVLFEPNQKLNDSLSYDITAWAIPLAYGVEGYAVKNSLNIKTKTTIEVLEKKIPNSVYAFHIPWNNRTSAQVVSQLHQAGIKVRSAMKKAIFGDVIIEPGGLIVSKADNPKVVDFEKTVSDIIKIKSDYNYIATGYSTNSKDLGGENFILLKAPKVLLLSGKGVSSTEFGATWFYMDETISYPVSIVETANFSRVKLYNYNTLILADGYYNLSDEQKTQIDVWIKNGGKVIAMNAANSLFEDREGYALSPFASAEDKEKSEKDEKELELKKRFLDFEGSERRAISGSIPGAIMENKIDQTYPMAFGLGKTYYSLKTNEKCYPLLKKAINVAYIPKDYHSYGFVGNDMKKKLTETVSFAVDKKGDGSVIYMIDNPLFRGFWENGILLFSNALFLVN
- a CDS encoding MFS transporter, translated to MSNLYQSHKILFLNTLAFSVCFACWTLNGVLVTYLVDQGIFNWTVVEVGWLLGIPILSGSIFRLPIGILTDKFGGKIIFASLLLLCSIPLFLLPFANSFWSFAVLSFLFGLVGTSFAVGIGYTSVWYPQNWQGRALGIFGMGNAGAALTTFIAPTLLNDFSQNDPENGWKMLPITYAIVLVIMGILFIVFAKNKKPQGDSKDVITLLKPLKSVRVWRFGAYYFLVFGCFVAYSQWLLPNFMNVYQTTLVMGGMFATMFSLPSGVIRAFGGYLSDKYGARKVMYWVLGSSIVISFLLMFPKMEILTAGSGVLAAKSGVVTEISASTIKIDGEPQTINTKEVTEKEVKSILPVKKSWQEVVVQQNQEVKKKELLAKGITQIKFEANMWVYAVLVILIGISWGIGKAAVFKHIPEYFPNEVGVVGGMVGLIGGLGGFVGPIIFGYLLNSTGLWTSSWIFIFLISLGCLLWMHRTIIKILRVKSPNFTKEIEDNK